The proteins below are encoded in one region of Limnochorda pilosa:
- a CDS encoding enoyl-CoA hydratase-related protein translates to MAGETVLLRVDAEVATITLNRPEVLNALDLTVAEALAEVLESCEGDLGVRAVILTGADRGFCAGGDMRAAWQHVQAGGDPRAFFRELTVPLHRAITSIRRMEKPVVAAVNGAAGGAGMSLAAACDLRVAAEGAKFRQAYTSIGLVPDGGWTATVPHLVGAARAAELLLLDPVLDARQALAWGLVHEVVPDADLPARVRDLAARLAQGPTSAYGGAKALVNAALLPTLKDQMERERWRIIEQGAGSDFAAGLSAFIEKREPRFRVGRR, encoded by the coding sequence ATGGCAGGAGAAACCGTCTTGCTTCGCGTCGACGCCGAGGTGGCGACGATCACGCTCAACCGTCCGGAGGTCTTGAACGCCCTCGATCTGACCGTGGCGGAGGCGCTCGCTGAGGTCTTGGAGTCGTGTGAGGGCGACCTGGGGGTCCGGGCGGTGATCCTCACCGGAGCGGACCGGGGCTTCTGCGCCGGAGGCGACATGCGGGCCGCTTGGCAGCACGTCCAGGCTGGAGGGGATCCCCGCGCCTTCTTCCGCGAGCTGACGGTTCCGCTCCACAGGGCAATCACCTCCATACGACGGATGGAGAAGCCTGTCGTCGCGGCGGTCAACGGTGCCGCGGGGGGCGCGGGGATGAGCCTGGCGGCCGCCTGCGACCTGCGGGTCGCGGCGGAGGGCGCGAAGTTCAGGCAGGCGTACACCTCCATCGGTCTGGTCCCCGACGGCGGCTGGACCGCCACGGTTCCCCATCTGGTGGGCGCCGCCCGGGCAGCCGAGCTCCTCCTCCTGGATCCCGTCCTCGACGCCCGGCAGGCCCTCGCCTGGGGCCTGGTGCACGAGGTCGTCCCTGACGCCGACCTTCCCGCGCGGGTACGCGATCTCGCCGCGCGGCTGGCGCAGGGACCCACCTCCGCGTACGGGGGGGCGAAGGCTCTCGTGAACGCGGCCCTCCTTCCCACGCTGAAGGACCAGATGGAAAGGGAGCGCTGGCGCATCATCGAACAGGGGGCGGGCAGCGACTTCGCCGCAGGCCTGTCGGCCTTCATCGAGAAAAGAGAGCCCCGCTTCCGGGTAGGCAGGAGGTAG
- a CDS encoding TRAP transporter permease, translating into MSADRRSMNEQEHQAVDAWVLRKWGAGPVAQAVRRAYLAVAVALGVYAVLSVSALSLDSYLQRVWYLLFILVLVFLVEPARAGGAGRRPAALALDMLLLAASVTVSLYIVVDYDGIIWRMGLPSSMDVVMGTVALLVLLEATRRAVGWSMAVIVLLFLAYAYLGGYVPGFFGHMGYSHARIINQLYLFQEGIYGVPLGVASTYVFLFVLFGGFLEKTGAGAFFIDLAYSLTGRARGGPAKAAVVSSALMGSISGSAIANVVTTGAFTIPMMKRVGYEPHEAAGVEAAASTGGQVLPPVMGAGAFLMAEFTGIPYLEIVKVSIIPALMYFAVVFLFVDIVARRKGIRGLAAEEIPRLRATLAEGFHYLIPMVALVYMLFRMYTALQAGTYALALLVVVAMLRAASRLSLRDVLDAFRSAAKSALMVSVATAAAGIIVGVVGLTGLGLKFSGLMLSFSGNNLLLALILIALASLVLGMGLPVTASYVVLIVLAGPALQEMGLGPLTAHMIVFWLSQDSNVTPPVALAAFAAAGIAGASPMRTGMAGWKYAKGLYLIPLLMAYTPLLLNGPPLAVVQAVVSGLLGLVAFAVFLEGYLVRPVTLFERGLLAVATVGLLTPQRWLDFVGMAVIAGFLVSQLWFRRPPGIEQASSAAGD; encoded by the coding sequence ATGAGCGCGGACCGTCGGAGCATGAACGAGCAGGAGCACCAGGCCGTCGACGCGTGGGTGCTCCGCAAGTGGGGCGCGGGGCCGGTTGCCCAGGCGGTGCGCCGGGCATACCTGGCGGTGGCCGTGGCGCTGGGCGTCTACGCCGTCCTCTCCGTGAGCGCCCTCAGCCTCGACTCCTACCTGCAGCGGGTCTGGTACCTGCTCTTCATCCTGGTGCTGGTCTTCCTGGTGGAGCCCGCCCGCGCCGGAGGGGCGGGCCGCCGACCTGCCGCTCTGGCCCTGGACATGCTCCTCCTGGCCGCCTCGGTGACCGTCAGCCTCTACATCGTGGTGGACTACGACGGCATCATCTGGCGGATGGGACTCCCCAGCTCCATGGATGTCGTCATGGGGACCGTCGCCCTCCTGGTCCTCCTGGAGGCGACCCGGCGGGCGGTGGGCTGGTCCATGGCGGTCATCGTCCTCCTCTTTCTCGCCTACGCCTACCTGGGCGGGTACGTGCCCGGCTTCTTCGGCCACATGGGCTACTCGCACGCCCGGATCATCAACCAGCTCTACCTCTTCCAGGAGGGCATCTACGGCGTGCCGCTGGGGGTGGCTTCCACCTACGTCTTCCTCTTCGTCCTCTTCGGCGGGTTCCTGGAGAAGACGGGCGCGGGGGCCTTCTTCATCGACCTGGCCTATTCCCTCACCGGGCGGGCCCGGGGCGGGCCGGCGAAGGCGGCGGTGGTCTCCAGCGCGCTCATGGGGAGCATCTCGGGCAGTGCCATCGCCAACGTAGTGACCACCGGTGCCTTCACCATCCCCATGATGAAGCGGGTGGGCTACGAGCCCCACGAGGCCGCCGGGGTGGAGGCGGCGGCCAGTACGGGCGGCCAGGTGCTCCCGCCCGTGATGGGCGCGGGAGCCTTCCTCATGGCTGAGTTCACGGGGATCCCCTACCTGGAGATCGTCAAGGTCTCCATCATTCCGGCGCTCATGTACTTCGCCGTGGTCTTCCTCTTCGTGGACATCGTCGCCCGCCGGAAGGGCATCCGGGGATTGGCCGCGGAGGAGATCCCTCGGCTCCGGGCGACCTTGGCCGAAGGGTTCCACTACCTGATCCCCATGGTCGCGCTGGTGTACATGCTCTTCCGCATGTATACGGCCCTCCAGGCAGGCACCTACGCCCTGGCCCTGCTGGTGGTGGTGGCCATGCTGCGGGCCGCTAGCCGGCTCAGCCTTCGCGATGTGCTGGATGCGTTCCGCTCGGCGGCCAAGAGCGCCCTCATGGTGTCGGTGGCCACCGCCGCCGCCGGCATCATCGTGGGCGTGGTGGGGCTCACGGGCCTGGGGCTCAAGTTCAGCGGTCTCATGCTCTCCTTCTCGGGCAACAACCTGCTCCTGGCCTTGATCCTCATCGCGCTCGCCTCGCTGGTGCTGGGGATGGGACTGCCGGTGACGGCCTCGTACGTGGTGCTCATCGTCCTGGCGGGGCCGGCGCTTCAGGAGATGGGGCTCGGGCCCCTCACCGCCCACATGATCGTCTTCTGGCTGAGCCAGGACTCCAACGTGACGCCGCCGGTGGCCCTGGCCGCTTTCGCCGCGGCGGGCATCGCCGGAGCCAGCCCCATGCGCACCGGCATGGCTGGCTGGAAGTACGCCAAGGGCCTCTACCTCATCCCGCTCCTGATGGCCTACACACCGCTTCTCCTGAATGGACCGCCGCTCGCGGTGGTCCAGGCGGTGGTGAGCGGGCTCCTGGGGCTGGTGGCCTTCGCCGTCTTCCTGGAGGGATACCTGGTGCGACCGGTCACCCTCTTCGAGCGAGGGCTCCTGGCCGTGGCGACGGTGGGGCTCCTCACGCCGCAGAGGTGGCTGGACTTCGTGGGCATGGCGGTGATCGCCGGCTTCCTCGTCTCTCAACTCTGGTTCCGGCGACCGCCTGGGATCGAACAGGCTTCATCCGCTGCCGGTGACTGA
- a CDS encoding DUF1850 domain-containing protein: protein MRPRSVWAALALAVWAALAPSWPVARPALVVRHEGRPVLVLPVEPGERVGLRFIHSVDGLPVEDWYEVRPDGLMEVESRLLSFGTGMGQIPGQGHAVEDGPWLRVTGLERPIGVLRLRVGPSEVDHTLLYRGGEIPLSARWAGEALTLEAGRAPLWAARGYGWGDRR from the coding sequence ATGCGGCCCCGCTCGGTCTGGGCGGCCTTGGCCCTCGCGGTCTGGGCCGCCCTCGCGCCCTCCTGGCCGGTGGCCAGGCCGGCTTTGGTGGTGCGGCATGAGGGCAGGCCCGTGCTGGTGCTGCCCGTGGAGCCGGGGGAGCGGGTGGGCCTCCGCTTCATCCACTCGGTGGACGGCCTGCCCGTGGAGGACTGGTACGAAGTGCGTCCCGATGGGCTGATGGAGGTGGAGAGCCGCCTCCTTTCGTTCGGGACGGGGATGGGTCAGATCCCGGGCCAAGGTCATGCCGTGGAAGACGGGCCCTGGCTGCGGGTGACCGGCCTGGAGCGTCCCATCGGTGTGCTCCGCCTGAGAGTGGGACCCTCGGAAGTGGATCACACCCTGCTCTATCGCGGAGGGGAGATCCCGCTCTCGGCCCGGTGGGCGGGTGAGGCGCTCACCCTGGAGGCCGGACGGGCGCCGCTCTGGGCGGCTCGTGGGTACGGTTGGGGGGATCGCCGATGA
- a CDS encoding extracellular solute-binding protein has translation MQRGHRPLRGRLGLLFLAAFAVALTPVVAAQEITFWAMPNAPDETHVPWLDAKTEEFYQETGIRVNYEVVGWDAAWTRISTALITGEGVDVFQAGTTWNPQFAATGGVSRIDINEFGGPEAFMAANLESTTYKGNYYGVPWFAETRALFYNKDMFAAAGVEPPQTYDELVEVGKRLVATHGEGSAIAIAGTNAWDLIHNWAIILWANGGDLVDAQARRAVFNGPAGVSAMEYYVNLVRLGLASRATAEYNQPQADAAFINGNVAMAFMGPWNIANIEVENPTLNYGIVEPPAGPTGRAAFSGGSNLVILRQSPNQEAAKKWIQFLLRDDNLVDYTKNLSHMLPAALAAYDDPYYEQGVWHVFKTTLSYATAYPPLATWGSIENAVMGEFRNVLTAYVDGTLDQTGVQSYLDAAADQVNRALAEER, from the coding sequence GTGCAGAGAGGCCATCGTCCGTTGCGCGGCCGGCTGGGGCTCCTGTTCTTGGCTGCTTTCGCCGTCGCCCTGACTCCCGTCGTGGCTGCCCAGGAGATCACCTTCTGGGCCATGCCCAACGCTCCGGATGAAACGCACGTCCCGTGGCTCGACGCGAAGACGGAGGAGTTCTACCAGGAAACCGGCATTCGCGTGAACTATGAGGTCGTCGGATGGGACGCAGCCTGGACGCGCATTTCGACCGCCCTCATCACCGGGGAGGGCGTGGACGTTTTCCAGGCCGGGACCACGTGGAACCCTCAGTTTGCGGCCACGGGCGGCGTGAGCCGGATCGACATCAACGAGTTCGGCGGACCCGAGGCCTTCATGGCTGCCAACCTGGAGTCGACGACCTACAAGGGCAACTACTACGGTGTTCCGTGGTTCGCCGAGACTCGGGCGCTCTTCTACAACAAGGACATGTTCGCTGCCGCCGGGGTGGAACCGCCCCAGACCTACGATGAACTGGTGGAGGTCGGCAAGCGGCTCGTGGCTACCCACGGCGAGGGAAGCGCCATCGCCATCGCTGGGACCAACGCCTGGGACCTCATCCACAACTGGGCCATCATCCTCTGGGCCAACGGGGGCGACCTGGTGGACGCGCAGGCCCGGCGGGCGGTCTTCAACGGCCCCGCCGGCGTGAGCGCCATGGAGTACTACGTGAACCTGGTGCGGCTGGGACTCGCCTCCCGCGCGACCGCCGAGTACAACCAGCCGCAGGCGGACGCGGCCTTCATCAACGGCAACGTGGCCATGGCGTTCATGGGGCCCTGGAACATCGCCAACATCGAGGTGGAGAACCCTACCCTGAACTACGGGATCGTGGAGCCGCCCGCTGGTCCGACGGGGCGGGCAGCCTTCTCGGGTGGGAGCAACCTGGTGATCCTCCGGCAGAGTCCCAACCAGGAAGCGGCCAAGAAGTGGATCCAGTTCCTCCTCCGCGATGACAACCTGGTGGACTACACCAAGAACCTGAGCCACATGCTGCCGGCCGCGCTGGCCGCATACGACGACCCCTACTACGAGCAAGGCGTGTGGCACGTCTTCAAGACGACGCTCTCCTACGCCACTGCCTACCCGCCCCTGGCTACCTGGGGCAGCATCGAGAACGCCGTCATGGGGGAGTTCCGCAACGTCCTCACCGCCTACGTGGACGGTACCTTGGACCAGACGGGCGTCCAGTCCTACCTGGATGCGGCTGCTGACCAGGTGAATCGGGCACTGGCCGAGGAGCGCTGA
- a CDS encoding carbohydrate ABC transporter permease, whose amino-acid sequence MSEQTRQRKTTGRRRRRLRRFVGAGLFYAAIALVLLVVLLPYGWMVSGSFKTSVELQGADVTRPGLEPTWIPRTFTLENYQNVNRTVRMLDYFEHSLMISGGTMLIATALAFLAAYALSRFAFPGRHVYVVSVLSTQMLPGILFLIPYFILFTWINRSFGVQLRDTYPGMILTYTSFALPFSIVMLRTFLDTIPKELDEQAQIDGASRLRTLFSVIFPLARPGLAAVGIYAFIMGWNEVLFASVLTGRNTRTVAIGLLEYITAQEARWTGMMAASVLVTIPVVVLFTLMQRYIVEGLVAGATKG is encoded by the coding sequence GTGAGCGAGCAGACGAGGCAGCGGAAGACCACAGGGCGCCGAAGGAGGCGCCTCCGGCGGTTCGTCGGGGCGGGGCTCTTCTACGCCGCCATCGCTTTGGTGCTGCTGGTTGTCCTGCTGCCGTACGGCTGGATGGTGTCGGGCTCCTTCAAGACCTCGGTGGAGCTCCAGGGCGCCGATGTGACCCGCCCAGGCCTGGAGCCAACCTGGATCCCGAGGACCTTCACCCTGGAGAACTACCAGAACGTCAACCGGACCGTGCGCATGCTGGACTACTTCGAGCACAGCCTGATGATCAGCGGTGGTACCATGCTGATCGCAACGGCGCTGGCGTTCCTGGCGGCCTACGCGCTGAGCCGCTTCGCCTTTCCCGGGCGCCACGTGTACGTCGTCTCGGTACTGTCCACGCAGATGCTGCCGGGCATCCTCTTCTTGATCCCTTACTTCATCCTCTTCACCTGGATCAACCGGAGCTTCGGCGTCCAACTCCGCGACACGTACCCCGGGATGATCCTGACGTACACCTCCTTCGCCCTGCCCTTCTCCATTGTCATGCTCCGGACCTTCCTCGACACCATTCCGAAGGAGCTCGACGAACAGGCCCAGATCGATGGGGCGAGCAGGTTGCGGACGCTCTTCTCGGTGATCTTCCCCCTGGCGCGTCCTGGTCTGGCCGCGGTGGGCATCTACGCGTTCATCATGGGCTGGAACGAGGTACTCTTCGCCTCGGTCCTCACCGGACGCAACACCCGCACCGTGGCCATCGGGCTGCTGGAGTACATCACCGCCCAGGAAGCCAGGTGGACCGGCATGATGGCCGCATCGGTCCTGGTCACCATCCCGGTGGTCGTGCTCTTCACGCTCATGCAGCGCTACATCGTCGAAGGCCTGGTGGCGGGAGCGACGAAGGGCTGA
- a CDS encoding glycoside hydrolase family 1 protein: MSVQSFPEGFLWGTATASYQVEGSTRADGRGESIWDRFAADGHVWNGESGEPACDHYRRWPEDVALMRELGIPAYRFSIAWPRVFPAGSGRPNPAGLAFYDRLVDGLLAAGIEPTATLYHWDLPQALQEKGGWADRATAWRFQEYVSHVFERLGDRVKLWITQNEPWVAAFLGHARGEHAPGLHDLPTAVRVSHHLLLSHGLAVQAFRQMGMTGRIGITLNLHAYAPASGAAEDLEAMERVRTLDGRWFLDPLFRGSYPAGALAWYRDRGAQPAVEPDDMDLIAQPGDFLGINYYTRHVVALDPNDPLTGTRVLPPQGPATEMGWEVHPQGLRQVLRWVHAEYLQPRQAAQAGLSRSPSAHAGEPGVSGGASDRFEKHRSPWNNPLPLIITENGAAYPDRLVEDAEGLRVHDPERIAYLEGHLREARQAIEEGVPLAGYFAWSFMDNFEWALGYSRRFGLVYVDYATQRRIPKKSALWYREVIARNGLPG; encoded by the coding sequence ATGAGCGTCCAGAGCTTCCCTGAGGGTTTCCTGTGGGGGACGGCCACCGCGTCGTACCAGGTGGAGGGTTCCACTCGGGCGGACGGGAGGGGTGAATCCATCTGGGACCGGTTTGCCGCGGACGGCCATGTCTGGAACGGCGAGAGCGGCGAGCCCGCCTGCGACCATTACCGCCGCTGGCCCGAGGACGTGGCGCTCATGCGGGAGTTGGGAATCCCTGCCTACCGCTTCTCGATAGCCTGGCCCCGTGTCTTCCCCGCGGGGTCAGGGCGTCCCAACCCCGCGGGGCTCGCCTTCTACGACCGCCTTGTGGACGGGCTCTTGGCCGCGGGCATCGAGCCCACGGCGACGCTGTATCACTGGGACCTCCCCCAGGCTCTCCAGGAGAAGGGCGGGTGGGCCGATCGGGCCACGGCCTGGCGGTTCCAGGAGTACGTCTCCCACGTCTTCGAGCGCCTGGGGGACCGGGTGAAGCTCTGGATCACCCAGAACGAGCCCTGGGTGGCCGCCTTCCTCGGACACGCCCGCGGCGAGCACGCCCCCGGCCTGCACGACCTCCCCACCGCGGTCCGGGTGAGCCACCACCTCCTTCTCTCGCACGGGCTGGCCGTGCAGGCGTTCCGCCAGATGGGCATGACGGGCCGCATCGGGATCACCCTCAACCTCCACGCGTACGCCCCTGCCTCCGGCGCCGCGGAGGACCTGGAAGCGATGGAGCGCGTTCGGACGCTGGACGGGCGCTGGTTCCTGGACCCCCTCTTCCGCGGCTCGTATCCGGCCGGTGCCCTGGCCTGGTACCGCGATCGGGGTGCGCAGCCTGCCGTGGAGCCGGACGACATGGACCTGATCGCCCAACCGGGCGACTTCCTGGGCATCAACTACTACACCCGCCACGTGGTGGCCCTCGACCCCAATGACCCTCTCACGGGCACGCGCGTCCTCCCCCCTCAGGGCCCGGCCACCGAGATGGGATGGGAGGTCCACCCCCAAGGGCTGCGGCAGGTGCTCCGGTGGGTCCACGCGGAGTACCTGCAGCCCAGGCAGGCAGCCCAGGCAGGCCTCTCCCGATCCCCCTCCGCACACGCCGGGGAGCCGGGGGTGAGCGGGGGTGCTTCGGATCGTTTCGAGAAACATCGTTCCCCGTGGAACAACCCGCTTCCGCTCATCATTACGGAGAACGGGGCGGCCTACCCGGACCGGCTCGTGGAGGATGCGGAGGGTCTGCGCGTCCATGACCCCGAGCGCATCGCTTACCTGGAGGGCCACCTGCGCGAGGCCAGGCAGGCCATCGAGGAAGGGGTCCCCCTGGCCGGATACTTCGCCTGGTCGTTCATGGACAACTTCGAGTGGGCCCTGGGTTACAGCCGGCGCTTCGGCCTGGTTTACGTGGACTACGCCACCCAGCGGCGCATCCCCAAGAAGAGCGCGCTCTGGTACCGGGAGGTCATCGCCCGGAACGGGCTTCCGGGGTGA
- a CDS encoding carbohydrate ABC transporter permease, with product MKERTARIPVERDPFGISPVAEVGRRVRRNAMAYGLILPAVLGMLLVHYIPMLSGFVVSFKDVNLFTVAQWTEAPWVGFRNFVEGFDPATRLGARFWRSLWNVTYFGAVTILVGYVIGMAAALLLNRPFPGRSLVRGLVLLPYITPDSVAFSVWRFIFQARIGLVNKWLLALGIIEEPTIWLVGSKSLYAVMVAAIWKGWPFAALILMAGLQSIPAELHEAAHIDGASPWQRFRYVILPLLAPVSRTLILMSVLWNYNAFNQFFVMLGKDPGLAADVPSTLIQRESFTTFAFGVGSAMSLALMAVMLLFTVLYLRVLRSESAPADR from the coding sequence ATGAAGGAGCGAACGGCACGCATCCCGGTGGAACGTGATCCTTTCGGGATCAGCCCGGTGGCTGAGGTCGGTCGCCGCGTCCGCCGCAACGCGATGGCGTACGGGCTCATCCTCCCCGCCGTCCTGGGCATGCTGCTCGTCCACTACATCCCCATGCTCTCGGGGTTCGTCGTCAGTTTCAAGGACGTCAACCTCTTCACGGTGGCCCAATGGACGGAGGCCCCGTGGGTCGGCTTCCGGAACTTCGTGGAGGGCTTCGATCCCGCTACCCGCCTGGGTGCCCGTTTCTGGCGCTCCCTGTGGAACGTGACCTATTTCGGCGCGGTGACGATCCTGGTGGGCTACGTCATCGGTATGGCGGCGGCACTGCTGCTGAACCGGCCCTTCCCGGGCAGGAGCCTGGTGCGTGGCCTCGTGCTCCTCCCGTACATCACGCCGGACTCGGTGGCGTTCAGCGTCTGGCGATTCATCTTCCAGGCCCGGATCGGTCTGGTGAACAAGTGGCTGCTCGCGCTGGGGATCATCGAGGAGCCCACCATCTGGCTGGTGGGAAGCAAGTCTCTCTATGCCGTGATGGTGGCCGCCATCTGGAAGGGCTGGCCCTTCGCTGCCCTGATCCTGATGGCGGGTCTTCAGAGCATCCCGGCCGAGCTGCACGAGGCGGCCCACATCGACGGCGCAAGCCCCTGGCAGCGCTTCCGCTACGTTATCCTGCCGCTTCTGGCACCCGTCAGCCGCACCTTGATCCTGATGTCGGTCCTCTGGAACTACAACGCGTTCAACCAGTTCTTCGTCATGCTCGGGAAGGACCCGGGGCTGGCGGCAGACGTCCCCTCGACCCTCATCCAGCGCGAGAGCTTCACCACCTTCGCCTTCGGCGTGGGCTCGGCCATGTCCCTGGCCTTGATGGCCGTGATGCTCCTCTTCACCGTCCTGTACCTGCGTGTCCTCCGAAGCGAGAGCGCCCCGGCAGACAGGTGA
- a CDS encoding TAXI family TRAP transporter solute-binding subunit, with translation MAAIRRVGTVLAIAFALTFAIAPDAASAQGQVTRISIATGTTGGVYYPFGGALAEIWNRAVPGVEAVAEATGASAQNLRQIAAGQSQVAIAQGDVVYNAAHGEGQFEGRPIETRALMVIYPNVYHSVSLKSIAQRLGLTRIADVKGHRYSVGPPGSGNEVTTSQIFQALGMTYDDIKVQRLSYAETARALREGRLDAGSWFVGLGNATLQELDATNPVALLSIAAEDQAKVLEAFPYYTAFTIPGGTYPSVKEDVETIAVWNIIVVPADLPDDLAYQLAKAAYENVDYLAKVYPPGAPYVTLENLAKSPVPVHPGVLRYLQEQGVELSR, from the coding sequence GTGGCAGCAATCAGGCGCGTTGGTACGGTTCTGGCTATAGCGTTCGCGCTCACTTTCGCAATCGCCCCGGACGCCGCTTCGGCTCAGGGCCAGGTAACCCGGATCTCCATTGCCACCGGCACCACGGGTGGCGTCTACTATCCCTTCGGGGGCGCCCTGGCCGAGATCTGGAACCGGGCGGTGCCCGGCGTGGAGGCGGTGGCGGAGGCCACGGGGGCCTCGGCCCAGAACCTGCGCCAGATCGCGGCGGGGCAGAGTCAGGTGGCCATCGCCCAGGGCGACGTGGTGTACAATGCCGCCCACGGCGAGGGCCAGTTCGAGGGACGACCTATCGAGACCCGCGCCCTCATGGTGATCTACCCGAACGTCTACCATTCGGTGAGCCTCAAGTCCATCGCGCAGCGGCTGGGGCTCACGCGGATCGCCGACGTCAAGGGTCATCGCTACTCGGTAGGGCCGCCGGGGAGCGGCAACGAGGTGACCACGAGCCAGATCTTCCAGGCCCTCGGCATGACCTACGACGACATCAAGGTGCAGCGGCTCTCGTACGCCGAGACGGCGCGGGCGCTCCGGGAGGGACGCCTTGACGCGGGCTCCTGGTTCGTGGGCTTGGGCAATGCCACCCTGCAGGAGTTGGACGCCACCAACCCGGTTGCGCTGCTTTCCATCGCAGCGGAGGACCAGGCGAAAGTCCTCGAGGCGTTTCCCTACTACACGGCCTTCACCATCCCGGGCGGTACCTACCCCTCGGTGAAGGAAGACGTGGAGACGATCGCTGTCTGGAACATCATCGTCGTCCCTGCCGACTTGCCCGACGACCTGGCGTACCAGCTCGCGAAGGCCGCGTACGAGAACGTGGACTACTTGGCCAAGGTCTACCCGCCCGGGGCACCCTACGTGACGCTCGAGAACCTGGCCAAGAGCCCCGTGCCCGTGCACCCCGGCGTGCTCCGGTATCTACAGGAGCAGGGCGTGGAGCTGTCCCGGTAG
- a CDS encoding LacI family DNA-binding transcriptional regulator produces the protein MASLRQVATLAGVSPATVSRVLNGHPHVSPDMRRRVEETMQRVGYVAARPRGNRSTSRVVALLVPNVSSPFYCAVLMGVEQEAFARGYDLVLYTTEGRSQQNVAERVLQANQVAGLVVITPRHGEEDALTRTEGGPPMVVVDHRSAGSRYPHVGVDNLRGAHRAVQYLLSKGYESIGLITGPASIQSAVDRIRGARLALQEAGRELSPELVWEGDFTQPTGYRLVAERLISGEKLPRALFCANDLMAMGAVTALHEHGLSVPGDVAVMGFDDLPLAATAVPPLTTVRQPIAEMGAIAFRMVVRLAAGEQLETERVLLDTQLVERGSA, from the coding sequence ATGGCTAGTCTTCGGCAGGTGGCCACCCTGGCCGGCGTGAGCCCTGCAACCGTCTCGCGGGTCTTGAACGGCCATCCCCACGTGAGCCCAGACATGCGTCGCCGGGTGGAAGAGACGATGCAGCGGGTGGGCTACGTCGCCGCTCGTCCTCGAGGAAACCGCAGCACGTCTCGTGTGGTCGCGCTGCTGGTCCCTAACGTCAGCTCTCCTTTCTACTGTGCGGTGCTCATGGGCGTCGAGCAAGAAGCCTTCGCGCGCGGATACGACTTGGTACTCTACACGACCGAGGGCCGATCCCAGCAGAACGTGGCCGAACGGGTCCTCCAGGCCAATCAGGTCGCGGGTCTGGTGGTGATCACCCCTCGCCACGGTGAGGAAGATGCCCTCACCCGGACCGAGGGTGGACCTCCGATGGTGGTGGTCGATCACCGCAGCGCCGGGAGCCGCTACCCCCACGTGGGAGTGGACAACCTTCGCGGCGCCCACCGGGCAGTTCAGTACCTGCTCTCCAAGGGATACGAGAGCATCGGCCTGATCACGGGCCCGGCGTCGATCCAGTCCGCCGTCGATCGGATCAGAGGAGCCCGACTGGCACTGCAGGAAGCCGGCCGCGAGCTGAGCCCCGAGCTCGTGTGGGAGGGCGACTTCACCCAGCCGACCGGATACCGGCTGGTGGCGGAGCGGCTGATCTCAGGGGAGAAGCTCCCTCGGGCGCTCTTCTGCGCCAATGACCTGATGGCGATGGGTGCCGTGACCGCCCTACACGAGCACGGGCTCTCGGTGCCGGGAGACGTGGCCGTCATGGGCTTCGACGATCTTCCTCTGGCGGCCACGGCAGTGCCGCCGCTCACCACGGTGCGCCAGCCCATCGCCGAGATGGGCGCGATCGCGTTTCGCATGGTCGTCCGCCTGGCGGCGGGCGAGCAGCTCGAGACCGAGCGGGTCCTCCTGGACACCCAACTGGTGGAGCGAGGATCGGCCTGA